In Primulina huaijiensis isolate GDHJ02 chromosome 6, ASM1229523v2, whole genome shotgun sequence, a single window of DNA contains:
- the LOC140979602 gene encoding uncharacterized protein isoform X1 yields MVGSMQAAITTKFLQAKSLPLFFSSSIFGPSLGVRKLKTLTSLQRRRDNGELRVKGMAWSLEKCDGNGMEIGELGVLRPATEDYAEEAIKAVKAGKVIAVPTDTIYGFACDACSMDAVHRIYEIKGRKYTSPLAICVGDVMDIQHFAVTDHLPHGLLSSLLPGPVTVVLRRGESSILEKSLNPGLESIGVRVPDYNFIRLIARGSRSALALTSANLSGQPSSLDIKDFENLWKHCAYIYDGGVIPSDRAGSTIVDLTEPGKYKILRPGSAEEETLRILERHYLVANANAT; encoded by the exons ATGGTCGGTTCGATGCAAGCAGCCATTACCACAAAATTTCTTCAGGCAAAATCGTTACCCTTGTTCTTCTCAAGCTCCATTTTCGGACCTTCCCTAG GTGTGCGAAAGTTGAAAACTTTGACCTCATTACAACGCAGGAGGGACAATGGAGAGTTACGTGTAAAAGGGATGGCTTGGAGTTTGGAGAAATGTGATGGGAATGGTATGGAGATTGGTGAATTGGGTGTGTTGCGTCCGGCGACGGAGGATTATGCGGAAGAGGCCATTAAAGCTGTAAAGGCTGGGAAAGTGATTGCTGTTCCCACTGATACTATTTATGGTTTTGCTTGTGATGCTTG CTCCATGGATGCAGTGCATCGGATTTATGAAATTAAAGGTCGTAAGTACACAAGTCCTCTGGCAATTTGTGTTGGTGATGTTATGGACATACAACACTTTGCTGTCACCGATCACTTGCCTCATGGGTTGCTTAGCTCTCTTCTTCCTGGACCTGTAACAGTGGTGTTAAGACGAG GGGAGTCGAGCATCCTTGAGAAATCATTAAACCCTGGTTTGGAAAGCATAGGTGTTCGAGTCCCTGACTACAACTTCATCAGATTAATTGCCCGTGGTTCCAGAAGTGCATTGGCCTTGACAAGTGCGAACCTTAGTGGGCAGCCTAGCAGTTTAGATATCAAGGATTTCGAGAATCTCTGGAAGCACTGTGCATACATCTACGATGGTGGTGTTATTCCATCTGATCGTGCTGGATCAACAATCGTAGATCTCACTGAGCCTGGAAAGTACAAGATTCTAAGGCCTGGGAG
- the LOC140979602 gene encoding uncharacterized protein isoform X2: MVGSMQAAITTKFLQAKSLPLFFSSSIFGPSLGVRKLKTLTSLQRRRDNGELRVKGMAWSLEKCDGNGMEIGELGVLRPATEDYAEEAIKAVKAGKVIAVPTDTIYGFACDACSMDAVHRIYEIKGRKYTSPLAICVGDVMDIQHFAVTDHLPHGLLSSLLPGPVTVVLRRGESSILEKSLNPGLESIGVRVPDYNFIRLIARGSRSALALTSANLSGQPSSLDIKDFENLWKHCAYIYDGGVIPSDRAGSTIVDLTEPGKYKILRPGRGRDPQNT, encoded by the exons ATGGTCGGTTCGATGCAAGCAGCCATTACCACAAAATTTCTTCAGGCAAAATCGTTACCCTTGTTCTTCTCAAGCTCCATTTTCGGACCTTCCCTAG GTGTGCGAAAGTTGAAAACTTTGACCTCATTACAACGCAGGAGGGACAATGGAGAGTTACGTGTAAAAGGGATGGCTTGGAGTTTGGAGAAATGTGATGGGAATGGTATGGAGATTGGTGAATTGGGTGTGTTGCGTCCGGCGACGGAGGATTATGCGGAAGAGGCCATTAAAGCTGTAAAGGCTGGGAAAGTGATTGCTGTTCCCACTGATACTATTTATGGTTTTGCTTGTGATGCTTG CTCCATGGATGCAGTGCATCGGATTTATGAAATTAAAGGTCGTAAGTACACAAGTCCTCTGGCAATTTGTGTTGGTGATGTTATGGACATACAACACTTTGCTGTCACCGATCACTTGCCTCATGGGTTGCTTAGCTCTCTTCTTCCTGGACCTGTAACAGTGGTGTTAAGACGAG GGGAGTCGAGCATCCTTGAGAAATCATTAAACCCTGGTTTGGAAAGCATAGGTGTTCGAGTCCCTGACTACAACTTCATCAGATTAATTGCCCGTGGTTCCAGAAGTGCATTGGCCTTGACAAGTGCGAACCTTAGTGGGCAGCCTAGCAGTTTAGATATCAAGGATTTCGAGAATCTCTGGAAGCACTGTGCATACATCTACGATGGTGGTGTTATTCCATCTGATCGTGCTGGATCAACAATCGTAGATCTCACTGAGCCTGGAAAGTACAAGATTCTAAGGCCTGGGAG
- the LOC140979602 gene encoding uncharacterized protein isoform X3 — protein MAWSLEKCDGNGMEIGELGVLRPATEDYAEEAIKAVKAGKVIAVPTDTIYGFACDACSMDAVHRIYEIKGRKYTSPLAICVGDVMDIQHFAVTDHLPHGLLSSLLPGPVTVVLRRGESSILEKSLNPGLESIGVRVPDYNFIRLIARGSRSALALTSANLSGQPSSLDIKDFENLWKHCAYIYDGGVIPSDRAGSTIVDLTEPGKYKILRPGSAEEETLRILERHYLVANANAT, from the exons ATGGCTTGGAGTTTGGAGAAATGTGATGGGAATGGTATGGAGATTGGTGAATTGGGTGTGTTGCGTCCGGCGACGGAGGATTATGCGGAAGAGGCCATTAAAGCTGTAAAGGCTGGGAAAGTGATTGCTGTTCCCACTGATACTATTTATGGTTTTGCTTGTGATGCTTG CTCCATGGATGCAGTGCATCGGATTTATGAAATTAAAGGTCGTAAGTACACAAGTCCTCTGGCAATTTGTGTTGGTGATGTTATGGACATACAACACTTTGCTGTCACCGATCACTTGCCTCATGGGTTGCTTAGCTCTCTTCTTCCTGGACCTGTAACAGTGGTGTTAAGACGAG GGGAGTCGAGCATCCTTGAGAAATCATTAAACCCTGGTTTGGAAAGCATAGGTGTTCGAGTCCCTGACTACAACTTCATCAGATTAATTGCCCGTGGTTCCAGAAGTGCATTGGCCTTGACAAGTGCGAACCTTAGTGGGCAGCCTAGCAGTTTAGATATCAAGGATTTCGAGAATCTCTGGAAGCACTGTGCATACATCTACGATGGTGGTGTTATTCCATCTGATCGTGCTGGATCAACAATCGTAGATCTCACTGAGCCTGGAAAGTACAAGATTCTAAGGCCTGGGAG